GGCACCCGCGTGCTGATCGACCTGGCCGCCCACGAGGGCGCCGCCCTCCGCCTGGCCACCGCTCCCGGCGCGGGCACGACCTGGCGACTGGAACTGCCGAAGCAGGATGCCGGAAGAGAGGATGCCTCGTGATCCGTGCGCTCGTCGTCGATGACCACGCCATGGTCCGCGAGGGCCTCGCCGTCGTCCTCGCCGCCGACGGCGACATCGCCGTCATCGGGACCGCCGCCAACGGCGAGGAAGCTCGGGATCGCGCCGCGGCCGAGCGTCCGGATGTCGTGGTGATGGACCTGTCGATGCCGGTGATGGACGGCATCCGGGCCACGCGCGCCGTGCGCGAGGCGTCCCCCGACACCCGCGTGCTCGTGCTCACGTCGTTCGCCGAACGCGAGAGCGTGCAACGGGCGCTGGAGGCGGGCGCGACGGGCTATCAGCTGAAGGATGCCGAGCCCGACCAGTTGCGGGCCGCCGTCCGCGCGGTGCACGCGGGGCATGCTCCCCTCGATCCCCGCGTCGCCGCCGTGCTGCTGCCCTCCGGGCGCGGCGCCGACGTCCTGAGCGAGCGCGAAAAGGACGTGCTGCGACTCGTCGCGGAGGGGCGCGCGAACAAGCAGATCGCGACGGCGCTCGGCATCTCCGAGCGGACCGTCAAGGCGCACCTCGGCAACATCTTCAAGGAGATCGGCGTCTCCGACCGCACGAGCGCCGCGCTGTGGGCACGCGATCGTCTCGACGGCCCGCGCCCCTGACCTCATCTCCCGCACCGTGCGCAGATCGTCGGCCCGGATTGACCGATCATGCGGGCGGGACGTGTCGGCGGGGGGCGGTCGGGTTGACTGCAACGGCGGCGACCTCGGCCCGAGCGACGCCGGACCGTGGAGGAGCAGGCCGGATGATCACCCTCGCCAGGAGCCGCTGGCTCGCGTTCGAGCTCGCACGACCGACGACGGCACAGTTCGTCGTGTTCGTCGTCCTCAACGTCGGGATGACGGTGCTGCAGCTCGTGATGATGCCGGTGCTGAAGGCGATCTTCGGGGCGACGTCGCTCGTCGGCATCGACTTCCAGGCGCTCCCCGTGGGCACCGCTCCCGACGGTGCTCCCTTCTTCGTGTTCGACTACGCGGCGGGCGCGCTCCCCGACGGCGGCGGCGGTCTCGCCTACTTCCTCGCCGTGCAACTCACCCTCGCGATCGCCCAGGTGATCAACTTCTTCGCCCAGCGCACGCTGACGTTCAAGTCGAACTCCGATCCGTGGCGAGCGGCAGCGTGGTACGCCGTCGCGTACGTCGTGATCACCTTCGGCGCCGCCGCGCTGCAGAGCGTCTACAAGGCGCCGATCTACGAGCTCTTCATCACGACGTGGGGCTGGGGCGCGACGGGCGAGGCGGCCGCGGATGTCACCACGATGCTCATCAACGCGGTGATCTCGTGCCTCGTGTTCTTCCCGGTCTTCAAGATCATCTTCCGTCGGGAGCCCGAGTCGGCCCCGGCGTCGGAGCCGGCGTCGGAATCGCCGTCGCCGCGAAGCCGCGATACACAGGATGCCGGTACTACAGCCACTTCTTCGCTTTGAAGGTGGCCCACAACGCCACCGACGTGGCGGCCATCGCGAGCAGGGCGAGCGGATACCCCCACGTCCAGTCGAGCTCGGGCATGTGGGTGAAGTTCATGCCGTAGATCGTCCCGACGAGTGTCGGGCCGAACAGGATCGCCGCCCAGCCCGAGATCTTCTTGACCTGCTCGTTCTGCACGAGCGCGGTCTCGGTCTGTCGCTGCGTCACGAGGGTCGCGTTGAGCGTGAGCGCGTTGTCGAGGATGGAGCGCAGTGCCGTCAGCTTCTCGGTGATGCGCAGCGTGTGATCCAGAACGTCTCGCAGGGCCCGCTGCACCTCGATGTCGACGCCGTACTTGTCCGCTCCGCGCAGCAACGACTCGAGCATGTCGCGGAGCGGATCGGCGGCCCGTTGGAAGTGGATGAGCTCGCGGGAGAGGTCGTAGATCCGCCGGGACAGCTGCGGCGAGCCGGCGTCGAAGAGCGCGTCTTCGATCTCGTCGACGTCGTTCTGCAGTCCCTCTGTCACGGGGAGGTACTCGTCGACGACCTCGTCGAGGATGGCGTACATGATCGCCTCGGGTCCGGCACGCAGCAGGTCGGGCTGATCCTCCATGCGGGCGCGCACGTGGGCGAGGTCGGGAACCTCCGCGTGGCGGATCGTCACGACGAAGTCGGGCCCGACGAACAGGTGCAGCTCGCCGAACTCCACCGTCTCGGCCGACTCGATGTATCGCGCCGGGCGGAGCACCGCGAAGAGCACGTCGCCGTAGCGCTCGAGCTTCGCGCGCTGGTGGCCCGAGAGCGCATCCTCCACCGCGAGCGGGTGCAGCGAGAACTCCGCGGCGACCGCGTGGACCTCCTCCTCCGTCGGGCGGAGCAGGCCGATCCAGGCCACGCCCTTGTTGTCCCGCATGTGCTCGAAGGTCTGCTCGAGGCTCTCCGGATTGCGGATCCGGCGGCCTTCGACGTACACGGCGTTGTCGACGATGGGCATTGCTTCAGTGTGCACCCCGCAGGGCGGATCTCAGCGCGCCGTGCGGGGACGGGGCGCGGGAGGCGGGGGCACCTCCTTGGCCGCGACGATGTCGGCCACCGCGATCGTCTCGATGCCGCGTTTGCCGTCGACGACGACGGTCTCGGCATCCGCGCTGAGCAGCTCCCCCAGCGCGTCGGTCGCCTGGCCCGTCGGCAGGAGGTAGCGGACGACCACGCGGCGCCCGGGAAGCGGGAGCTTCACCATGCGCCGGGCGCGTAGTCCTTCAGGAAGACCCCGAAGAGGTCTTCCCCCGCCTCGCCGCGCACGATCGGGTCGTAGACGCGGGCGGCGCCGTCGACGAGGTCGAGCGGAGCGTGGAATCCCTCCTCCGCGAGCCGCACCTTCGTCGGGTGGGGTCGTTCGTCGGTGATCCAGCCGGTGTCGACGCTCGTCATGAGGATGCCGTCGGTCTCGAACATCTCGCGGGCGCTCGTGCGCGTGAGCATGTTGACGGCGGCCTTCGCCATGTTCGTGTGGGGGTGGCCGGGGCCCTTGTAGCCGCGCCCGAAGACGCCCTCCATCGCGCTCACGTTGACGACGTAGGTGCGTCGCGCGGGGCTCGCCGCGAGCGACGGACGCAAGCGCGAGACGAGGAGGAACGGCGCCGTCGTGTTCGCCAGCTGCACCTCCAACATCTCCAACGGGTCGACGTCTCCCACCCGCTGCGTCCACGAGTTCACGGCGTCGACGTCGGGGATGAGGCCGCCCGCGTCGATGGCCGTGCCCGCCGCCAGCCGGTCGAGCGAGCTCGAGCCTGCCGCCATCGCCTGCTCGGTCAGCTCGTCGGCGCGGGAGGCGGCCGCCGCCAGGATCGGGTGCGCACTCACCGACCGCTCGAGGGCCTGCGGGTGCTGGTCGTTCGTGTGCCCGAAGGTGACGAGCTCGGGCAGGCGGCCGCCCGGAAGGGGCGCCAGTTCGGCGTCGACGAGCGGCTGATACGCGCCGGGCGAGCGTCGCACGGTCTGCGTCGCGTTGTTGATGAGGATGTCGAGGTGACCGGCCGCGGCCACCTCGTCGGCGAGGCCGATGACCTGCGCCGGGTCGCGGAGATCGATGCCGACGATCTTGAGGCGGTCGATCCAGTCGTTCGCGTCGGGGAGGCTGCGGAAGCGGCGGACGGCATCCCGGGGGAAGCGAGTCGTGATCGTCGTGTGGGCACCGTCGCGCAGCAGGCGCAGCGCGATGTACATGCCGATCTTCGCGCGTCCTCCCGTCAGCAGCGCCCGCCGGCCGGTGAGGTCGGTGCGCGCGTCGCGCTTGGCGTGGCTCATCGCCGCGCACGCGGGGCACAGCTGGTGATAGAACGCGTCGACCACCGTGTACGGCTGCTTGCAGATGTAGCAGCCGCGCGCCTTGAGGAGGGTGCCCGCGATGGGAGCGGTGGTCGCCGAGGTGATCGGGATGCCGCGCGTCTCGTCGTCGATGCGGTCGGGCGCTCCCGTGGCCGTGGCCGCCACGACGGCCCGATCGGCTTCGGCGATCGCGTCGCGGATCTCACGCCGGCGTTCCTTCTTCGCGGCCTTGAACAGGTGCGACGTGGCCTGGCGGAGCGTGATGAAGTCGGGATGCCGCTGGTCGATCGACGCGACCTCGCGGAGCACCTTGAGGGCGATCTCGAGCTCGGCGGGGTCGATGCCCGACGCGGGCACAGGAGGGTCGGGGAGTTCAGCGGGCACATGCGATTCTACGTCGCGCGCGGGCGGCGACCTGTTACGGTGCGGCGGTGACCTCCTCCGCCGACACGACGCCCACGCGACGCATCCACGTCTCCGCGGCCGTGATCCACGACGAGGCCGGCCGCCTCCTGCTCGTCCGCAAGGCGGGCACGACCGCGTTCATGCAGCCGGGCGGCAAGCCCGAGTCCGGCGAGACGGGCGCCGAGACGCTGCGGCGCGAGCTCGAGGAGGAGCTCGGCATCCAGGTCGGCCTTCCCGCCTTGCGCAGTCTCGGTGTCTTCACGGCGGCGGCCGCCAACGAACCGGGCTTCCTGGTCGTCGCCGACGTGTTCACGGTCGACATCGGCGAACAGCAGCCCGAGCCCCGCGCCGAGATCGAGGAGCTGCGGTGGATCGGCCGCGCCGACGCGGACGCGCTGGAGATCGCACCGCTGGCCGGCGAGAACTTCCTGCCTGCCTGACGAGCGGATCGCGCGTGGGCGCTCAGGCCCGACCTTGCAGGATCAGGTGCCAGTAGATGTGCGGGAAGACGTGCCGGTCGATGATCCAGGCGAGGCGCGACTCTCGATACGACCGGCGCCAGAAGGGGATCGACGGCGCGAGGCGGCCGTGGTCGTCGAACTCCGCGAACACGGCGCTCGTGCGCGAAACGGTGAACGGACACACGCCGTAGCCGTCGTACTCGGCGACCGGCATCCGCCCCTCGAGCACCGCGACGAGGTTCGCCGCGAGCACGGCCGTCTGCTTCCGCAGGGCACCCCCGGACTTCGAGTTCGTCGTGGCGGCCGCGTCGCCGAGCGCCCAGACGGTGTCGTACCGACGATGCCGCAGCGTGTGCGGGTCGACGTCGACGAAGCCCTCGGCATCCGGTCCCGACAGTCCGCTCTCGGCGAGGAACGGCGGCGCAGACTGGGGCGGCTCCGCCATGAGCACGTCGTAGGTGACGCTGTGCGCGCGGGGAGAGGCGGTCGCCGTCCGCGTCGTGAAGACGACGGTCCGTCGTTCCGCATCGATCTCCTCGACGTGGGACCCCGTGTGCACCTCGATGCCGTACTCGGCGACCTTCCGCTCCAGTTCGGCGTCGATCTCGGGGATGCCGAAGATCGTCGCGTCAGGCACGAGCAGCACCACGCGGATGCCGGCCAGCACCCCGATGCGCTTCCAGTAGGCGCACGCCTGGTACATCGGCTTCTGCGCGGCGCCCGCGCAGGACGCCGGGCCCGGCGGCTGGATGAACACGACGGTGCCGCCTCGGACATCGCGGAGCAGCGGCGACGCCTTCGCGGCGAGGTCGAGGAGGTAGTTCGACGCACCGGCGTGCGAGAGCATCGCCGCGGCGAGGCCGGGGACGGCATCCCAGTCCTGCCGGATGCCGGCCGCCACCACGAGGTGGTCGTACCCGAGAGCGGCGCCGCTGCCCAGTTCCAGACGGCGTCGTTCCGGGTCGACGTGCGCCACGGCATCCTGCACCCACCGCACGCCCCGCGGAGTCACGTCGGCCTGACGCCGTACCGTCTCGCTCGCGCGCGCCGTCCCGCCGGCGACATGGGAGAGGAGCGGCTTGTAGCAGTGCTCCGCCTGCGGCTCGATCACGACGACATCGGTGACGCCGCGCCGCCGCAGGCGCCCGGCGATCGACAGTCCGCCGTTGCCTCCGCCGATGACGGCGACGCGCGCGTGCGAAGGGGCCCCGGTGTGGTCGTCCATGAGGGGAGGCTACGACGGCGGCGGCTCGCTGCCAGCCGCCTTGACAGGGCGCGTGCGTACCCCTACCTCACCGCGCGTGCGGTGGCAAGGCCCCTCCTCGTCCGGCTTCGCGTGCCTAGAGTGAAGCCAGTTTCGGGAAGTACCTGATCGAAAGGAGAACCTCATGGGACTCGGCGACAAGATCAAGAACACTGCAGAAGACCTCGTGGGCAAGGGGAAGGAAGCTGTCGGTAAGCACACTGACAACGAGAGCCTCGAAGCCGAAGGTCAGGCCGATCAGACCAAGGCCAACCTGAAGCAGGCTGGCGAGAACGTCAAGGACGCGTTCAAGTAACCCGTCCGCATCCGGGTGCGCCCCCGCCTCCTCATGGGCGGGGGCGCATCTGTGTCTCCGGCCTCGGCTACCGCGTCATCCCACGGGCTGAGTCACGCCAGACGTATGCTCAGGATGCCGGGAACGCGCAGCGATGCACCGCGACGTCGCGGTGAGGGGAGGTGCCATCGTGCGGCGGTCTCACGATCGACTGGGCAGCGCGATCCGCGCCCTCCTCGTGCTCACGATCGTCGTGAACGTGATCTTCTTCGCCGGGCTCATGCTCCCGGGCGACCCGTCACCGGAGATCATCGACATCGCGATCCCCATCCTGGCTCAGTGGGCACCGGTCGGCGTCTTCTGGCTCGTCGCCGTGCGCACCCGGTTCGCGCGTCCGGAGGTCGTGCTCGCGGCGGCGGGCGTGACGTGCAACGCGGCGGCAGACACGTTCTATGCGCTCGCGATGGACTCCTCGGGCGAGCTGCCCTCACCGTCGCCTGCCGACATCGGCTACCTCCTCTACTACCCCCTCATCCTCGCCGCCCTCCTCGTCCTCGTCGTCCGCCAGTCGCAGGGATCGCTGAGGTCGGCCCTCTTCGACGGCGCCGTGGCATCCCTGGGCGCCGCCGCGGTACTCGCCGTCATCCTCGGACCCGTGTTCACGGATGCCGCGAGCGGCACGAGCGTGCTCGGCAACGCGATCGCCGGCCTCTATCCGCTCTTCGACCTCATCCTCATCACCGCCGTCGTCGCGATCTCCGCCTCCCCCGCGCTGAGGACCGGGACGCGATGGCCGTTCCTCGTCGCCGGGTTCCTCCTCTTCACGGGGGCCGACATCGCCTATGCGCTCCTCACGCGTGCCGGCGCCTACGCGGCGGGTACGCCTCTCGACGCGCTGTGGACGATGGGGGTCGCGTGCCTGGCGATCTGGGTCGAGGGGGTCATGCGGCTCCCCGCCGACACGCGGACGCCGGCGCCCGAGGCGCGGGTGATGCCGGTGCCGGCGCTCGCCGTGCTGGCGGGCCTGGCCGTGCTCCTCATCGCCACCCAGACGCCCGTCTCCCCCGTCGCCCTGATTCTCGCCGCCGCCACCGTGGTGCTCGCGGCCGTTTCGGTCATGTCGCGCCACGCGGCCACCTCCCGCCTGCTCCGCAGCCGGGAGCGGCTGGTCACCGAGCTGCAGGCGCTGGACAAGGCCAAGAGCGACATGATCCACACGATGAGCCACGAGATGCGTACACCGTTGACGTCGATCCTCGGCTACCTCGACCTCGTGCTGGACGACGACCTCTCCGCCGAGACGCAGGCCCGCCTCCATGTCGTCGAGCGCCACGCTCGCCGGTTGCAGGATCTCGCTGCCAACATGCTCATGCTTACCCGCCTCGACGCGGGCGACGATCATGCCGTCTCCACCCCGGTGAAGGTCGAGCGGATGCTGCGCCGTGTCGAGGCGTCGGCGCGCCACCTCGCGCAGTCGCGGCAGGTGGAACTTCGGGTCAGCGCCGACGGCGCGCACACGGTGTCGGGCGATGAGGGCGAGCTCGAACTCGCGCTGGCACACGTCGTGGACAACGCCGTGAAGTTCACCCCCGCGCACGGCAGCGTCGACGTCGACGTGCGCACGACCGCCGGTTCGGACGGCACACCGCACGCGACGGTCACCGTCACCGACACCGGGATGGGGATCTCTCCGGACGATCTCCCGCGCGTGTTCGACCGCTTCTTCCGCGGCTCCCACGCGCAGGAGCACGCGGTGCAGGGCAGCGGCCTCGGGCTCGCCATCGCGCGCGAGATCGCCCGCGGCCACGGCGGGGACGTCACGATCTCGTCGGAGCTCGGGCACGGCACGGCGGTGCGTGTCGACCTCCCGTTACAGCCGCCGCCGGCCCTCGGCTCGTCTCCGCGGCCGGTGCCGGATCGCTAGGGGGCGGGCGCAGCCAGCGCGCGGGTCAGGAACTCGTCGCGCACGGCGCGCGAGGCCCGGCTGATGGCCGCATCGGAGTACATGCCGTCGAAGCCGTGGAAGCCGCCGCCCCACATGTGGAGGTCGACGCTCACCCCCGCCGCCGACAGTCGCTGCGCGTAGTCGAGGATCTCGTCCCGGAAGGTCTCGACCGAGCCGCAGTCGATGTAGGTGCGCGGGAGGCCCCCGAGGTCCTGGGCGCGCGCCGGTGCGGCGTAGGCCGAGACCTCGTCACCGCCGCGGCGATCGCCGAGGAGCGCGGTCCATCCGAACTCGTTCGACTCGCGGTCCCACCCGCCCTCGTCCAGCAGCATCTGCGAACTGTGGGTGGTCATCCGGTCGTCGAGCATGGGGCACAGCAGGATCTGGTGCGACAGCGCCGGGGCGCCTCGGTCGCGGGCCATGAGCGCGGTACCGGCGGCGAGGCCGCCACCGGCGCTCATCCCGAAGACCATGAGCCGCTCCGGGTCCACGCCGAGCTCCTCGGCGTGCGCGGCGAGCCAGAGGAGTGCCGCGTAGCAGTCCTCCACGGGCGCGGGGTCGGGATGCTCGGGCGCGAGCCGGTAGTCGACGGAGACCGCGACGGCCTCGCCCGCCGAGACGCGGGGAAGCAGATGCATGTCGGGACCCTGCCGGGCGGTGCCCACCACCATGCCGCCGCCGTGGATGTAGAGGATCCCCGGCACCGGCGCCGACGCTCCCGCGGGACGCAGCACGAGAAGCGGTACGTCGGGCGCACCGTTCAGCCCGGGCGCGTGGGGCTCCTCGACCACGACGGTGCCGCCGGCGGTGTAGTCGGGCTGCGGGAACTCCGGCACGCCGTCGATGAACACCTGACGGATCGCGGCGAGAGTGTCCGGCCCGACCTTGGGTCCGAAGGCCGCCATCGCCTCGAGTTGCGGCACCAGCTCGGGGTCGAAGGGGGGACGGGTGGTGACGGGGCGAGAGGTCATGGGGCTTCCTCGGTCGGGTCGGAATCGGTCAGGACGGGACGGGGCGCCAGGGCGTCGGCGAGCGCATCGAGAGCAGCCGAGACGCCGGGAACGGCGGGGACGCGGTTGAGGAACCCGTGCGGCATCCCCTCTCCGAGATGGACCGTGACGGGAACGCCGACCTCGTCGAGTTGCGCCGCGAAGAGCTCGGCGGAGGGACGGAGATCGTCCACCCCGGCGATGGCGAGACAGGTGGGAGGAAGACCGTCCAGCCGGGCCGCGCCCGGCATCGCCTCGGCCGGCACGTCGGAGATGCGACCCACGTACCCCAGGACGAGCTGCGTCACCGTGTCGGAGGTCAGCCGCAGCACGGGCGGCAACGGGGCGAGGTGGGTCGCGAGCGCCGCGTCGGGCGCGGGGTTCGGGAAGTGGAGGAACGGGTAGGCGAGGAGGAGAGCGGGCACGGGTGCTCCCTCCGCGGCGCCGGACTCTCCTCCCCGGGCGCAGCGGAGCGCGGCCGAGACGGCGAGGGCGGCGCCGGCGCTGGCCCCGCCGAGCGCGGGCGCCTCCAGACCGAGCGCGTCCTGCGCCCACCGCCAGGCCGCGACCACGTCGTCGACCGGGAGCGGATATCTCACCGACTCGGATGCCAGTCGGTAGTCGACCGATACGACCACGCTCCGCGCCCGCGCGGACAGTTCCGCCGCGACGGCATGCGCTTCGAGCATGTCGAGATCACCGAAGGCGAAGCCGCCGCCGTGCAGCCACACGAGCGGGGTGCCTGCCGGCTCCTCCGGAATGTAGACCCGCACGGCGACCGGACAGTCCGCGGATGCCGCGTGGTCCTCGATCCTCACTCCTGGCGGAGGCGTCCACGCTTCCTCGTCGGAGAGATAGGCCTCGAAACGCTCGCGGGCCCGCGGGTCGTTCCAGAGCATGTCCATCGACAGGCCGGCGATCGACGGCAGACGGTCGGCGAAGTACGGGTGGAGGCCACCCGCACTCGACGTCTCCCCGCCCGTCATGCCAGCAGGTCGGCGAGGAGACGAGCCATGTTGCGGGAGAGGTCCGCATGGTGGTCGGTGACGTAGAGCACGCCGTCGCACGTGGAGGTGTGGAGTCCTCGCACGTCGCGGGCGACCCACTCCAGCGGAAGGAAGAGCTGCCCGCCGCGCTCGACGGCCTCGGCGAGCATCCCGACGACGTCGCCGTCCACGAGGGCGACGACGCTGCCGCGCGCCACCTCCACCACGGTGCCGTCGCTCCACTCGAGCCGCCCGCGGCCGTCGCTCTCCGACGAGCGGGCGTCGAGCGCGCGCGCGACGAAGTCGAGCGGCGCATAGAGGTACGCGCCGCGCGAGATCGCGTCGCCCTGCAGACCGTGGTACTTCAGCTTGTGCCAGACGAAGGCCGCGGCGCCCAGGTCGACGACCTCTTGGTGCAGCCATGCGGAGGTCGCCCCGTCGGCGATGGCGATCGATACGTCGTCGCCGTGGCGCGGCCGGCGAGGTTCGGTGAGCTCGACCGTCCCGTCGCTGCGGCGGCGGGTGCCGGAGAAGAGATGGCTCCAGACGAACTCGGCGTCGTCCAGGGTCTGGCCGTGGTCGCGGTTCTTCACGTCGCGGAAGACGACGGGTGCGTCTCCACCCTCGTAGAAGGCGAGGTTGTCGAGGCCGCGGATCGAGATCCGAGGCGTGCCCGAGGCTCCGTTGACCGTGCGCCAATAGTCGCGGTTCAGCGCGACTACGTCGCCGACCGGCATCCCGTAGTGCGGGGGGACGTCGTCGAGTTCGAGGCGCGTCTGCCAGACGGGCACGGCACCGGCCCTGTTGATCACGGCTCCGCTCTCGTCGAACAGGAGCTTCGGGGCGGTCGGACCGCCGGAGCCCGCGGCGCCGGCCAGATGGTCGCCGAAGTACCGTGTGAACTGTCCCGTCATCGCGTTCCCCATCGACATGCCTTGCATGTAGACACGACCGCGATCGACGTTGTGGCTCGCGACGAGGCGATCGATCAGCGCGAGCACCAGCCGCATGTCGTGGTTCTCGTCCGGGTCGGCGGGCGGTCGGTTGAGGTAGATTCCGTCCTCGCGGACGGCGGTCGCCTGCTCGATCTGCTCCTCGGGGACGTCGATCAGCCAGAACCGGCGCAGGTGCGCATTGGGGAAGAGGACGAGGAAGCCCTCGCGCTCGGCGACCATCGTCCACGACGTGTAGACCGCCTGACCCCACCCGGTCATATAGCCGCCGTGCATCGAGACGACCAGCGGCGTCGGGGTGTCGGCGCGGTAGCTCTCGGGCACGTAGAGGTACCACGTGTCCTCCTCGCCGTCGATGACGACGCCGGTGTGCTCCTCCAGCCGCCGCGGGTACGGCTGGGAGTTGTTGCCGTTCTCGTTGACGACGATGTCGGAGTCTTTGAGGTGCTCCGGAAGGTAGTCGCGGTTGTCGTCGTCGGGCGTGCCCGCGCGCAGCGAGATCTGAGGCATGACCTGTATGTCCTTCCGGTCAGCCCTTGACGGCGCCGACCATGATTCCGCGAGCGAAGTAGCGCTGCAGGAGGGGGTAGATGATGAGCAGGGGCAGCAGCGCGACGAACGAGATCGCCATCCGCACCGACACGGTCGGGACGTTGGAGGTCACCACCGTGCCGGTGGAGTTGTTCGAGATCGCCTGGATGTCCTGGATCATGCGGTTCAGGAACGTCTGGATGCTGAAGAGGTTCGGATCGCTCACGTAGTAGAGGCCGTTGGTCCAGTCGTTCCAGTAGCCGAGCGCGATGAACAGACCGATGGTGACGAGGATGGGCTTTCCGAGCGGGAGCACGAGCTGGAAGTAGATGCGCGCGTAGCCGGCCCCGTCGAGCTTGGCCGCCTCGTAGACCTCCGGCGGGATGTTCACCTGGTAGTAGCTGCGCATGAGGATCACGTTGAAGGCGTTCACCAGCAGTGCCGGGAGGATGTACGCGAGCAGGGTGTTGCGGACACCGAGCGAGGACCACATGATGTACGCCGGCACGAGACCGCCGTTGAACAGCAGCGTGAAGAACACGAGGAAGCTCAGCGTGCGACGCCCCGGCAGCTCCGGGAGCGAGAGGGCGTAGGCGAGGGTCGACGTCAGGAAGAGGCCGACCGCCGTGCCCACGACGGTGACGATGATCGTCACACCGTAGGCGCGGAAGACGGTGGCGCTGTTCTGCGCGATGAAGGAGTACGCGTCGAGGCTGAACTGCGCGGGCCAGAACGTGTAGCCGTCCTGCACGAGCGCCGACTCCGACGAGATCGACGACATGAACACCAGCAGCAGCGGGGCGATCATCGACAGCGTGACGAGGATGAGCGCGACATGGCCCGCGATGGCGTACGCGCGCGAATGCTTGATCACAGTGATTCCGATC
This genomic window from Candidatus Microbacterium phytovorans contains:
- a CDS encoding PHB depolymerase family esterase; the encoded protein is MPQISLRAGTPDDDNRDYLPEHLKDSDIVVNENGNNSQPYPRRLEEHTGVVIDGEEDTWYLYVPESYRADTPTPLVVSMHGGYMTGWGQAVYTSWTMVAEREGFLVLFPNAHLRRFWLIDVPEEQIEQATAVREDGIYLNRPPADPDENHDMRLVLALIDRLVASHNVDRGRVYMQGMSMGNAMTGQFTRYFGDHLAGAAGSGGPTAPKLLFDESGAVINRAGAVPVWQTRLELDDVPPHYGMPVGDVVALNRDYWRTVNGASGTPRISIRGLDNLAFYEGGDAPVVFRDVKNRDHGQTLDDAEFVWSHLFSGTRRRSDGTVELTEPRRPRHGDDVSIAIADGATSAWLHQEVVDLGAAAFVWHKLKYHGLQGDAISRGAYLYAPLDFVARALDARSSESDGRGRLEWSDGTVVEVARGSVVALVDGDVVGMLAEAVERGGQLFLPLEWVARDVRGLHTSTCDGVLYVTDHHADLSRNMARLLADLLA
- a CDS encoding carbohydrate ABC transporter permease, whose product is MIKHSRAYAIAGHVALILVTLSMIAPLLLVFMSSISSESALVQDGYTFWPAQFSLDAYSFIAQNSATVFRAYGVTIIVTVVGTAVGLFLTSTLAYALSLPELPGRRTLSFLVFFTLLFNGGLVPAYIMWSSLGVRNTLLAYILPALLVNAFNVILMRSYYQVNIPPEVYEAAKLDGAGYARIYFQLVLPLGKPILVTIGLFIALGYWNDWTNGLYYVSDPNLFSIQTFLNRMIQDIQAISNNSTGTVVTSNVPTVSVRMAISFVALLPLLIIYPLLQRYFARGIMVGAVKG